The Platichthys flesus chromosome 18, fPlaFle2.1, whole genome shotgun sequence genome includes a window with the following:
- the ostm1 gene encoding osteopetrosis-associated transmembrane protein 1: MSLYRSSSFCVLLLLHVHSLVFGDTLNLTAVEPADRPALQSSPVFKPGAPGSLGLLASFPEDLEISAYCSEMLLIFGRRYDTYVNCLVPASRPVRVCQNCFSSYGSLTEIYNNISSDQTGPGNESCGDTLLRSDRLMLVYQLYSNLKDLWGESSCERCITAGFQSLTNDTLFFMATLNQTNACFQKYQQGNHTELCTNCKNTYVAMNELYSGMEKNLTLCIDIEDAMNGTRKLWSKNFNCSLPREETVPVIAVSCFMLFLPIIFYLSSFLHSEQKKRKLIHPKRAKSYSSLMNIQDKQS; this comes from the exons atgtctcTTTACAGAAGCTCCTCGTTTTGTGTTCTTCTGCTGTTACACGTCCACTCCCTCGTGTTCGGGGACACATTGAACCTCACCGCCGTGGAACCAGCGGACCGACCCGCCCTCCAAAGCTCCCCGGTGTTCAAGCCCGGTGCGCCGGGCTCCCTCGGTCTGCTCGCCTCGTTCCCGGAGGACCTGGAGATCAGCGCCTACTGCAGCGAGATGCTGCTCATCTTCGGCCGGCGCTACGACACCTACGTGAACTGCCTGGTTCCGGCGTCTCGACCCGTCCGAGTGTGTCAGAACTGTTTCTCCAGCTATGGCAGCCTGACGGAAATCTACAACAACATCTCTTCGGACCag ACGGGTCCTGGTAACGAGAGCTGCGGCGACACTCTTCTGCGCAGTGACCGGCTGATGCTGGTTTATCAGCTCTACAGCAACCTGAAGGACCTGTGGGGTGAATCGAGCTGCGAGC GCTGTATCACTGCAGGATTCCAGAGCCTGACGAATGACACGCTTTTCTTCATGGCAACCCTCAACCAGACTAACGCCTGTTTTCAGAAGTATCAACAG GGGAATCACACAGAGCTGTGCACAAACTGTAAGAACACATACGTGGCCATGAACGAGCTCTACAGCGGAATGGAGAAGAATCTGACTCTGTGTATTGACATAGAAGACGCG ATGAATGGGACCCGCAAACTGTGGAGTAAGAATTTCAATTGTTCCTTGCCCCGCGAGGAGACGGTGCCTGTCATCGCTGTGTCCTGCTTCATGCTCTTTCTGCCCATCATCTTCTACTTGAGCAGCTTCCTTCACTCGGAACAAAAGAAACGCAAGCTCATACACC CCAAGAGAGCGAAGTCGTACTCCAGCTTGATGAACATTCAGGACAAGCAGAGCTGA